The following proteins are co-located in the Ailuropoda melanoleuca isolate Jingjing chromosome 13, ASM200744v2, whole genome shotgun sequence genome:
- the TEPSIN gene encoding AP-4 complex accessory subunit tepsin isoform X2 has translation MAATPPLRDRLSFLHRLPILLKGTSDDDVPCPGYLFEEIAKISHESLGSSQCLLEYLLNRLHSGSGRVKLKVLKILFHLCGHGSPSSLLILKRNPAFIQEAAVFSGPPDPLHGNSLYQKVRAAAQHLGSALFSDSLSPPPPSQPPRALPPAGMGSRSRPQSALQGFGYSKERGHAGSAGEAFLSTIQKAAEVVANAVRPGPESPGTQRSLPRGDAYQPAMTPSTSRGGLVVGKPLSGALPGARGSVLRPQPGQAGGGWDETDSSSSSQTSSQENGDPSKASDSGSRSGSDSPSAASQAPSDLAERVEAMTLSDCQQEQSLVQTVTRGPRAFLSREEAQRFIKECGLLNCEAVLELLTRHLDGPSECTQMRALGAIASLGCTDLLSQEHILLLTRPRLQQLSAGSPGPVTNKATKILRHFEASCRQRTPARRPPAEPGPAALHMGPSDLLTDTMPFAGGQAFLQPMNPTLFSLQGSALPPPLDGSSLSVSGDAGEVETRLVGSREHGAPTEWSPLGTGSPKGEPERSPGPSSCLQSLAASSSHSSLFAGMELVACPRLVGAGTATEEAPQPPWTLSRKVAAREPPGPEPSAFPFLNS, from the exons ATGGCGGCCACGCCGCCGCTGCGGGACCGTTTGAGCTTCCTGCACCGG CTCCCGATTCTCCTGAAGGGAACGTCGGATGATGATGTCCCGTGTCCGGGCTACTTGTTTGAGGAGATAGCCA AAATCTCCCACGAGTCCCTGGGCAGCAGTCAGTGCCTCCTGGAGTACCTTCTGAACCGTCTGCACAGTGGCTCTGGCCGAGTGAAGCTCAAG GTGCTGAAGATCCTGTTCCACCTGTGTGGTCACGGCTCCCCGTCTTCCCTGCTCATCCTCAAACGCAACCCCGCCTTCATCCAGGAAGCTGCAG TGTTCTCAGGGCCCCCGGATCCTCTCCACGGAAACAGCTTGTACCAGAAGGTGCGGGCGGCCGCCCAG CACTTGGGGAGCGCCCTGTTCTCTGACAGCTTGTcgcctccacctccctcccagccGCCCAGGGCCTTGCCTCCCGCAG GCATGGGCTCGCGTTCCAGACCCCAGAGTGCTCTCCAGGGCTTCGGCTACAGCAAGGAACGGGGCCACGCGG GCTCTGCGGGCGAAGCCTTCCTCTCCACCATCCAGAAGGCTGCAGAGGTGGTGGCCAACGCTGTGCGCCCCGGACCCGAGAGCCCTGGCACCCAGAGGTCTCTCCCACGGGGCGATGCCTACCAGCCTGCCATGACGCCTTCAACCAGCCGTGGTGGCCTGGTTGTTGGGAAGCCACTGTCTGGAGCCCTCCCGGGTGCCCGAGGAAGTG TCCTGAGACCCCAGCCTGGGCAGGCTGGAGGGGGCTGGGACGAGACAGACAGCAGCTCCAGCTCCCAGACTTCCTCCCAGGAGAATGGTGACCCGAGCAAGGCCTCGGACTCGGGCAGTCGGTCGGGCAGTGACAGCCCCTcagcagccagccaggcacccagtgACCTGGCGGAGCG ggTTGAGGCCATGACCCTGAGTGACTGCCAGCAGGAGCAGAGCCTGGTCCAGACCGTGACACGTGGGCCACGTGCCTTTCTGAGCCGAGAGGAGGCACAGCGCTTCATCAAAGA GTGTGGATTGCTCAACTGCGAGGCTGTGCTGGAGCTGCTGACCCGTCACCTGGACGGGCCCAGCGAGTGCACGCAGATG AGAGCCCTGGGCGCCATTGCATCCCTGGGGTGCACCGACCTGCTCTCCCAGGAGCACATCCTGCTTCTCACCCGGCCACGGCTACAGCAGCTCAGTGCAGGCAGTCCTGGACCTGTGACCAACAAGGCCACCAAG ATCCTGAGGCACTTTGAAGCCTCCTGCCGACAGCGGACCCCTGCCCGGAGGCCCCCGGCTGAGCCGGGCCCGGCTGCTCTCCACATGGGCCCCTCAGACCTGCTGACCGACACCATGCCTTTCGCCGGGGGCCAAGCCTTTCTGCAGCCTATGAATCCCACTCTCTTCTCGCTCCAGGGCTCtgcactcccccctcccctggaTGGCTCTTCCCTCTCAGTCTCCGGGGATGCTGGGGAGGTGGAGACCAGACTGGTGGGTTCCAGAGAGCATGGGGCCCCAACTGAGTGGAGCCCGTTGGGCACAGGCTCCCCAAAAGGAGAACCAGAACGtagcccagggcccagcagctGCCTGCAGAGCCTGGCAGCCAGTAGCAGCCACAGCTCTTTGTTCGCTGGAATGGAGCTGGTGGCTTGTCCTCGCCTGGTGGGGGCCGGGACTGCCACAGAAGAGGCCCCCCAACCCCCCTGGACGTTGTCACGGAAGGTGGCAGCCAGAGAGCCTCCTGGCCCAGAGCCGTCAGCTTTCCCATTTCTTAACTCATGA
- the TEPSIN gene encoding AP-4 complex accessory subunit tepsin isoform X3: MFSGPPDPLHGNSLYQKVRAAAQHLGSALFSDSLSPPPPSQPPRALPPAGMGSRSRPQSALQGFGYSKERGHAGSAGEAFLSTIQKAAEVVANAVRPGPESPGTQRSLPRGDAYQPAMTPSTSRGGLVVGKPLSGALPGARGSVLRPQPGQAGGGWDETDSSSSSQTSSQENGDPSKASDSGSRSGSDSPSAASQAPSDLAERRVEAMTLSDCQQEQSLVQTVTRGPRAFLSREEAQRFIKECGLLNCEAVLELLTRHLDGPSECTQMRALGAIASLGCTDLLSQEHILLLTRPRLQQLSAGSPGPVTNKATKILRHFEASCRQRTPARRPPAEPGPAALHMGPSDLLTDTMPFAGGQAFLQPMNPTLFSLQGSALPPPLDGSSLSVSGDAGEVETRLVGSREHGAPTEWSPLGTGSPKGEPERSPGPSSCLQSLAASSSHSSLFAGMELVACPRLVGAGTATEEAPQPPWTLSRKVAAREPPGPEPSAFPFLNS; the protein is encoded by the exons A TGTTCTCAGGGCCCCCGGATCCTCTCCACGGAAACAGCTTGTACCAGAAGGTGCGGGCGGCCGCCCAG CACTTGGGGAGCGCCCTGTTCTCTGACAGCTTGTcgcctccacctccctcccagccGCCCAGGGCCTTGCCTCCCGCAG GCATGGGCTCGCGTTCCAGACCCCAGAGTGCTCTCCAGGGCTTCGGCTACAGCAAGGAACGGGGCCACGCGG GCTCTGCGGGCGAAGCCTTCCTCTCCACCATCCAGAAGGCTGCAGAGGTGGTGGCCAACGCTGTGCGCCCCGGACCCGAGAGCCCTGGCACCCAGAGGTCTCTCCCACGGGGCGATGCCTACCAGCCTGCCATGACGCCTTCAACCAGCCGTGGTGGCCTGGTTGTTGGGAAGCCACTGTCTGGAGCCCTCCCGGGTGCCCGAGGAAGTG TCCTGAGACCCCAGCCTGGGCAGGCTGGAGGGGGCTGGGACGAGACAGACAGCAGCTCCAGCTCCCAGACTTCCTCCCAGGAGAATGGTGACCCGAGCAAGGCCTCGGACTCGGGCAGTCGGTCGGGCAGTGACAGCCCCTcagcagccagccaggcacccagtgACCTGGCGGAGCG cagggTTGAGGCCATGACCCTGAGTGACTGCCAGCAGGAGCAGAGCCTGGTCCAGACCGTGACACGTGGGCCACGTGCCTTTCTGAGCCGAGAGGAGGCACAGCGCTTCATCAAAGA GTGTGGATTGCTCAACTGCGAGGCTGTGCTGGAGCTGCTGACCCGTCACCTGGACGGGCCCAGCGAGTGCACGCAGATG AGAGCCCTGGGCGCCATTGCATCCCTGGGGTGCACCGACCTGCTCTCCCAGGAGCACATCCTGCTTCTCACCCGGCCACGGCTACAGCAGCTCAGTGCAGGCAGTCCTGGACCTGTGACCAACAAGGCCACCAAG ATCCTGAGGCACTTTGAAGCCTCCTGCCGACAGCGGACCCCTGCCCGGAGGCCCCCGGCTGAGCCGGGCCCGGCTGCTCTCCACATGGGCCCCTCAGACCTGCTGACCGACACCATGCCTTTCGCCGGGGGCCAAGCCTTTCTGCAGCCTATGAATCCCACTCTCTTCTCGCTCCAGGGCTCtgcactcccccctcccctggaTGGCTCTTCCCTCTCAGTCTCCGGGGATGCTGGGGAGGTGGAGACCAGACTGGTGGGTTCCAGAGAGCATGGGGCCCCAACTGAGTGGAGCCCGTTGGGCACAGGCTCCCCAAAAGGAGAACCAGAACGtagcccagggcccagcagctGCCTGCAGAGCCTGGCAGCCAGTAGCAGCCACAGCTCTTTGTTCGCTGGAATGGAGCTGGTGGCTTGTCCTCGCCTGGTGGGGGCCGGGACTGCCACAGAAGAGGCCCCCCAACCCCCCTGGACGTTGTCACGGAAGGTGGCAGCCAGAGAGCCTCCTGGCCCAGAGCCGTCAGCTTTCCCATTTCTTAACTCATGA
- the TEPSIN gene encoding AP-4 complex accessory subunit tepsin isoform X1, protein MAATPPLRDRLSFLHRLPILLKGTSDDDVPCPGYLFEEIAKISHESLGSSQCLLEYLLNRLHSGSGRVKLKVLKILFHLCGHGSPSSLLILKRNPAFIQEAAVFSGPPDPLHGNSLYQKVRAAAQHLGSALFSDSLSPPPPSQPPRALPPAGMGSRSRPQSALQGFGYSKERGHAGSAGEAFLSTIQKAAEVVANAVRPGPESPGTQRSLPRGDAYQPAMTPSTSRGGLVVGKPLSGALPGARGSVLRPQPGQAGGGWDETDSSSSSQTSSQENGDPSKASDSGSRSGSDSPSAASQAPSDLAERRVEAMTLSDCQQEQSLVQTVTRGPRAFLSREEAQRFIKECGLLNCEAVLELLTRHLDGPSECTQMRALGAIASLGCTDLLSQEHILLLTRPRLQQLSAGSPGPVTNKATKILRHFEASCRQRTPARRPPAEPGPAALHMGPSDLLTDTMPFAGGQAFLQPMNPTLFSLQGSALPPPLDGSSLSVSGDAGEVETRLVGSREHGAPTEWSPLGTGSPKGEPERSPGPSSCLQSLAASSSHSSLFAGMELVACPRLVGAGTATEEAPQPPWTLSRKVAAREPPGPEPSAFPFLNS, encoded by the exons ATGGCGGCCACGCCGCCGCTGCGGGACCGTTTGAGCTTCCTGCACCGG CTCCCGATTCTCCTGAAGGGAACGTCGGATGATGATGTCCCGTGTCCGGGCTACTTGTTTGAGGAGATAGCCA AAATCTCCCACGAGTCCCTGGGCAGCAGTCAGTGCCTCCTGGAGTACCTTCTGAACCGTCTGCACAGTGGCTCTGGCCGAGTGAAGCTCAAG GTGCTGAAGATCCTGTTCCACCTGTGTGGTCACGGCTCCCCGTCTTCCCTGCTCATCCTCAAACGCAACCCCGCCTTCATCCAGGAAGCTGCAG TGTTCTCAGGGCCCCCGGATCCTCTCCACGGAAACAGCTTGTACCAGAAGGTGCGGGCGGCCGCCCAG CACTTGGGGAGCGCCCTGTTCTCTGACAGCTTGTcgcctccacctccctcccagccGCCCAGGGCCTTGCCTCCCGCAG GCATGGGCTCGCGTTCCAGACCCCAGAGTGCTCTCCAGGGCTTCGGCTACAGCAAGGAACGGGGCCACGCGG GCTCTGCGGGCGAAGCCTTCCTCTCCACCATCCAGAAGGCTGCAGAGGTGGTGGCCAACGCTGTGCGCCCCGGACCCGAGAGCCCTGGCACCCAGAGGTCTCTCCCACGGGGCGATGCCTACCAGCCTGCCATGACGCCTTCAACCAGCCGTGGTGGCCTGGTTGTTGGGAAGCCACTGTCTGGAGCCCTCCCGGGTGCCCGAGGAAGTG TCCTGAGACCCCAGCCTGGGCAGGCTGGAGGGGGCTGGGACGAGACAGACAGCAGCTCCAGCTCCCAGACTTCCTCCCAGGAGAATGGTGACCCGAGCAAGGCCTCGGACTCGGGCAGTCGGTCGGGCAGTGACAGCCCCTcagcagccagccaggcacccagtgACCTGGCGGAGCG cagggTTGAGGCCATGACCCTGAGTGACTGCCAGCAGGAGCAGAGCCTGGTCCAGACCGTGACACGTGGGCCACGTGCCTTTCTGAGCCGAGAGGAGGCACAGCGCTTCATCAAAGA GTGTGGATTGCTCAACTGCGAGGCTGTGCTGGAGCTGCTGACCCGTCACCTGGACGGGCCCAGCGAGTGCACGCAGATG AGAGCCCTGGGCGCCATTGCATCCCTGGGGTGCACCGACCTGCTCTCCCAGGAGCACATCCTGCTTCTCACCCGGCCACGGCTACAGCAGCTCAGTGCAGGCAGTCCTGGACCTGTGACCAACAAGGCCACCAAG ATCCTGAGGCACTTTGAAGCCTCCTGCCGACAGCGGACCCCTGCCCGGAGGCCCCCGGCTGAGCCGGGCCCGGCTGCTCTCCACATGGGCCCCTCAGACCTGCTGACCGACACCATGCCTTTCGCCGGGGGCCAAGCCTTTCTGCAGCCTATGAATCCCACTCTCTTCTCGCTCCAGGGCTCtgcactcccccctcccctggaTGGCTCTTCCCTCTCAGTCTCCGGGGATGCTGGGGAGGTGGAGACCAGACTGGTGGGTTCCAGAGAGCATGGGGCCCCAACTGAGTGGAGCCCGTTGGGCACAGGCTCCCCAAAAGGAGAACCAGAACGtagcccagggcccagcagctGCCTGCAGAGCCTGGCAGCCAGTAGCAGCCACAGCTCTTTGTTCGCTGGAATGGAGCTGGTGGCTTGTCCTCGCCTGGTGGGGGCCGGGACTGCCACAGAAGAGGCCCCCCAACCCCCCTGGACGTTGTCACGGAAGGTGGCAGCCAGAGAGCCTCCTGGCCCAGAGCCGTCAGCTTTCCCATTTCTTAACTCATGA
- the NDUFAF8 gene encoding NADH dehydrogenase [ubiquinone] 1 alpha subcomplex assembly factor 8: MSGNGAVWGRVRGRLRAFPEHLAACGAEAAAYGRCVQASTAPGGRLTKDLCAQEFEALRSCFAAAAKKTLRGGL; encoded by the exons ATGTCGGGGAACGGAGCGGTGTGGGGGCGCGTGCGAGGCCGCCTCCGCGCCTTCCCCGAACACCTAGCGGCCTGTGGGGCCGAG GCAGCAGCCTACGGCAGGTGCGTGCAGGCGTCCACGGCCCCAGGCGGCCGCCTGACGAAGGACCTCTGTGCGCAGGAGTTCGAGGCCCTGCGGAGCTGCTTCGCTGCGGCG GCCAAGAAGACCCTGAGGGGAGGCCTTTAG